A window of Rhododendron vialii isolate Sample 1 chromosome 11a, ASM3025357v1 contains these coding sequences:
- the LOC131307496 gene encoding uncharacterized protein LOC131307496 — MSLITEEIKAKADEFYTGNAICQQKSKQLLREMGLPNGLLPLEDMEECGYVHAEGFVWLKQKKKTEHKFQKIGKLVSYATEVTAVIEPGRIKKLTGVKTKELLIWLSLSDIYLDDPPTGKINFQVPAGLSRSFPVSAFEVEEEEVEVKGGGGGVGSGGAAVEVKEV, encoded by the coding sequence ATGTCTCTGATCACAGAGGAGATCAAAGCCAAGGCAGACGAGTTCTACACGGGAAACGCAATCTGCCAACAGAAGTCAAAGCAACTCCTCAGAGAAATGGGTCTGCCCAACGGGCTCCTCCCGTTGGAAGACATGGAGGAGTGCGGCTACGTCCACGCCGAGGGTTTCGTGTGGCtcaagcagaagaagaagaccgAGCACAAGTTCCAGAAGATCGGGAAGCTGGTGTCGTACGCGACCGAGGTCACCGCCGTGATCGAGCCCGGGAGGATCAAGAAGCTCACGGGCGTCAAGACCAAGGAGCTCTTGATATGGCTCTCGTTGAGTGATATCTACTTGGATGACCCGCCGACCGGGAAGATCAATTTTCAGGTTCCGGCGGGGTTGTCGAGGAGTTTCCCGGTGTCGGCGTtcgaggtggaggaggaggaggtggaggtgaaggggggtggtggtggggtgggGAGTGGTGGTGCTGCCGTGGAAGTGAAGGAGGTGTAA
- the LOC131307497 gene encoding uncharacterized protein LOC131307497, with translation MSLITEEIKAKADEFYTGNAICQQKSKQLLREMGLPNGLLPLEDMEECGYVHAEGFVWLKQKKMKEHKFQKIGKLVSYATEVTAVIEPGRIKKLTGVKTKELLIWLSLSDIYLDDPPTGKINFQVPTGLSRSFPVSAFEVEEKEEVKGGGGGVGSGGAAVAVKEV, from the coding sequence ATGTCTCTTATCACAGAGGAGATCAAAGCCAAGGCAGACGAGTTCTACACCGGGAACGCTATCTGCCAACAGAAGTCAAAGCAACTCCTCAGAGAAATGGGCCTGCCCAACGGGCTCCTCCCGTTGGAAGACATGGAGGAGTGCGGCTACGTCCACGCCGAGGGCTTCGTGTGGCTCAAGCAGAAGAAGATGAAAGAGCACAAGTTCCAGAAGATCGGGAAGCTGGTGTCGTACGCGACCGAGGTCACCGCCGTGATCGAGCCCGGGAGGATCAAGAAGCTCACGGGCGTCAAGACCAAGGAGCTCTTGATATGGCTCTCGTTGAGTGATATCTACTTGGATGACCCGCCGACCGGGAAGATCAATTTTCAGGTTCCGACGGGGCTGTCGAGGAGTTTCCCGGTGTCGGCATTTGAggtggaggagaaggaggaggtgaaggggggtggtggtggggtgggGAGTGGTGGTGCTGCCGTGGCAGTGAAGGAGGTGTAA
- the LOC131307498 gene encoding protein AGENET DOMAIN (AGD)-CONTAINING P1 isoform X2, translating to MASPDPTTTLFKKGSAVEISSDDEGFRGAWYSGTVVRPAPSRAKDKRVLVEYETLTADEAGKKRLRETLDWVQLRPRPPPETRRRGFKFSEEVDAYHNDGWWEGVVTEVLEGGRYSVFFRGTREQLEFGGSELRVHREWKDGKWVPPLEGEEKVAPQKVSTVDKLKPSKETVKAKYSKGMLVEVSSDEDGFQGAWFAATIIEQQKEDKFLIEYKSLRNDDDTEFLREESDTMHIRPYPPATSVVECFNLHEEVDALYNDGWWVGVITKVLKGGQRYIVYFRGTNEEMEFNHSDLRLHQDWIDGKWVMVSQALKL from the exons ATGGCTTCTCCAGACCCAACCACCACCCTCTTCAAGAAAGGCTCTGCCGTCGAGATCAGCAGCGACGACGAGGGCTTCCGCGGCGCCTGGTACTCGGGCACCGTCGTTCGCCCCGCCCCGTCTCGCGCCAAGGACAAAAGGGTCCTGGTCGAGTACGAAACCCTAACGGCGGACGAGGCCGGCAAAAAGCGGCTGCGCGAGACCCTCGACTGGGTGCAGCTCCGGCCTCGGCCGCCGCCGGAGACCCGCCGCCGGGGCTTCAAGTTCAGCGAGGAGGTGGACGCGTATCACAATGACGGGTGGTGGGAAGGGGTGGTGACGGAGGTGCTCGAGGGCGGGAGGTATTCCGTGTTCTTTCGGGGGACGAGGGAGCAGTTAGAGTTTGGGGGGTCGGAGCTTAGGGTTCACCGGGAGTGGAAGGACGGGAAGTGGGTTCCGCCGTTGGAAGGAGAAGAG AAAGTTGCACCTCAGAAAGTGTCAACCGTAGATAAATTGAAGCCTAGCAAAGAGACGGTGAAGGCCAAGTATAGCAAGGGGATGCTAGTTGAAGTTAGCAGTGATGAAGATGGTTTCCAAGGTGCTTGGTTTGCTGCTACTATCATTGAACAACAAAAAGAGGACAAATTCCTGATCGAGTACAAGAGTCTGAGGAATGATGATGATACAGAATTTTTAAGAGAAGAGTCTGATACTATGCATATAAGGCCCTATCCACCTGCTACTTCAGTGGTTGAGTGTTTCAACTTGCACGAAGAAGTTGATGCGTTGTACAATGACGGGTGGTGGGTAGGTGTGATTACCAAAGTACTGAAAGGCGGACAACGGTATATAGTATACTTTAGGGGCACCAATGAAGAAATGGAGTTCAACCACTCTGACTTACGGTTACATCAAGACTGGATTGATGGCAAATGGGTTATGGTTTCACAG GCTCTGAAGTTGTAA
- the LOC131307498 gene encoding protein AGENET DOMAIN (AGD)-CONTAINING P1 isoform X1, which yields MASPDPTTTLFKKGSAVEISSDDEGFRGAWYSGTVVRPAPSRAKDKRVLVEYETLTADEAGKKRLRETLDWVQLRPRPPPETRRRGFKFSEEVDAYHNDGWWEGVVTEVLEGGRYSVFFRGTREQLEFGGSELRVHREWKDGKWVPPLEGEEKVAPQKVSTVDKLKPSKETVKAKYSKGMLVEVSSDEDGFQGAWFAATIIEQQKEDKFLIEYKSLRNDDDTEFLREESDTMHIRPYPPATSVVECFNLHEEVDALYNDGWWVGVITKVLKGGQRYIVYFRGTNEEMEFNHSDLRLHQDWIDGKWVMVSQFCKEVIEKIVGIAEPQDLGDDVS from the exons ATGGCTTCTCCAGACCCAACCACCACCCTCTTCAAGAAAGGCTCTGCCGTCGAGATCAGCAGCGACGACGAGGGCTTCCGCGGCGCCTGGTACTCGGGCACCGTCGTTCGCCCCGCCCCGTCTCGCGCCAAGGACAAAAGGGTCCTGGTCGAGTACGAAACCCTAACGGCGGACGAGGCCGGCAAAAAGCGGCTGCGCGAGACCCTCGACTGGGTGCAGCTCCGGCCTCGGCCGCCGCCGGAGACCCGCCGCCGGGGCTTCAAGTTCAGCGAGGAGGTGGACGCGTATCACAATGACGGGTGGTGGGAAGGGGTGGTGACGGAGGTGCTCGAGGGCGGGAGGTATTCCGTGTTCTTTCGGGGGACGAGGGAGCAGTTAGAGTTTGGGGGGTCGGAGCTTAGGGTTCACCGGGAGTGGAAGGACGGGAAGTGGGTTCCGCCGTTGGAAGGAGAAGAG AAAGTTGCACCTCAGAAAGTGTCAACCGTAGATAAATTGAAGCCTAGCAAAGAGACGGTGAAGGCCAAGTATAGCAAGGGGATGCTAGTTGAAGTTAGCAGTGATGAAGATGGTTTCCAAGGTGCTTGGTTTGCTGCTACTATCATTGAACAACAAAAAGAGGACAAATTCCTGATCGAGTACAAGAGTCTGAGGAATGATGATGATACAGAATTTTTAAGAGAAGAGTCTGATACTATGCATATAAGGCCCTATCCACCTGCTACTTCAGTGGTTGAGTGTTTCAACTTGCACGAAGAAGTTGATGCGTTGTACAATGACGGGTGGTGGGTAGGTGTGATTACCAAAGTACTGAAAGGCGGACAACGGTATATAGTATACTTTAGGGGCACCAATGAAGAAATGGAGTTCAACCACTCTGACTTACGGTTACATCAAGACTGGATTGATGGCAAATGGGTTATGGTTTCACAG TTTTGTAAAGAAGTTATTGAGAAGATTGTCGGGATTGCTGAACCACAAGATCTTGGGGATGACGTATCCTAG